DNA from Nymphaea colorata isolate Beijing-Zhang1983 chromosome 4, ASM883128v2, whole genome shotgun sequence:
GCACTCTCGTTTAGAATGCACTAAAGTTCATACACAAAGAGGAATTTAGCACTtggtaaaaataaaaacctcTCTCGACGAAGTACAAATGGGTTGTTGACCTCCTTTAATCCAACAATGAAGGAGAACAAGTGGTTCACTAGTTCCCAAGGGCTAGCATTTTAGTCAATAGGGACTAGGCAacatcaacaaaacaaaaaggaaaaaaatagaaaaaatatgtttagtCTTATGCGTGTTCGcatgtgtgtctatatatatataaagaagcaaTTTTGGAAGCACACTTTTGTAACAGAAAATAGATTTATCACAGATAGCAGTTCTTGCCCCAATTTGGTCAGTACAAGCATAGATCATGTAAACACAGAGATAGCTCATGCCATAAATGATACATGTTGTTCCTAGAATTGCTGAACTTACAGATCGATATATATCATGTGGACTACATACTTTATACATGACTACATACCTTATTCCAATCAAGCATGAACTAGGCATGCATAATCTTATATCAGATGCACCACACAGTAGTTTGTGCAACTAAAATTGCCAGAACAGGTTACATTAACATCAAAAACTACTTTATACCATTTTCTTAAAGCCCAATGATCTGGGACTTGACTCGTCCATTCTTGATTCTTGGCTCGGTGGATCCACTCGGTAACTTGGGTTGGGTTTtgttaagtatttttttttaaataatatataagttGTCATTTAGACATAAAAGGTTGTAGAATGACCTAATTGCATGTATAACTCAGAAACAAGTCAAACTACTAGcacgtttttatttttcttgggaaGCAATAAATGTTATTCTTTTTAGTATAtctttttcttaatatataGTATTCCAGGTGTTTGACCCACACTTACCACTTGGTGGCTTCcgattataaatttaaaatttggtgtAGCTTCtaatgtttttattgaaaacatcattttaaTTAAGGGAGATTACATGTTAAAATTGCATTAGTCACAATTGTATGACGAGCctaatattatattatgttaGTAACCAAATAAGGTTACTTGCACCTGCTCTTATAACTGGTAATGTTTCCTACTGCTGCAAGAGTATCAACAAGATATTTGACATGATTAAGAAATACAACTATCTCTTCGTTTACCTTCTTAATGAATGAAGATTCCTTTTCAACATCATAATCCTCAAAAGGGGACTATGCTTCATAGAGGATTTGTCCAAATCCCATATACTCCACATTGAGGTGCTTGTGTGACacgtgtgtgtgcgtgtgtgtgtgtgtgtgtgtatatatatatatatatatatatatatatatatatatttgtcacaTAAGCTGGGTCTCTAGATTGTCTTAATTAATAAATGGTATCAACTGTGCCAACTTACCTTGGATGGGGCAGCTTTGTATTTGAGATgccccaaaaaaaaatgagttgttcttttttttggggattttttctttcagaagTACTTATTCCTTGTGGGGTATTCTTGTTATTCTTGGAAAACCTGAAAAATGGGCAAaagaaaaactcatttttatTTTGGATACATGAACCACTTGTttgcgtatggggatcgggtctgttcagacccgatccattctccttatatccacacgcctaaagttactaggcggtggctctcttgtaatattttataattttatgtacaaatctgttgtaacctattagggttattctttaattaaaagatcaaggaacgcagggctgaattaagccggctgctccctttcctccatcgtcttctttcatcctctcctttcaatatatctgttttgcatacggagagacgagtactttgcgaagattcttacatggtatcagagccaggttgcatcgtcctccggtgagtaatttcagtttgatgtgattagccctaatctgccctaaattctttcttttctggtgtggtcatccctcttttcagtttctgccctaaatcttgcttgatttgccctaatcattttgccctaatttctgtcgttgccttaaatcaattatggatcagccgactccctctcttctatcttctagctttctctcccaacttatttctcaaaagctgaatcatagtaactatttgacttggaaacgtcaaatagtcccttttattaaaagtcatagactctacgggcatatcgatgggaccactccagcacctcctatgtatattgaccgtgaagtgaagaagaccgtagtgggagatcaagctgctggggctgcggctgtgagtgaaatcagatttgaatatgaaaccattactgaaaataatcttgagtatgaagtttggctggctcacgaccagtcccttgttgcctatattacttctactttgtcagaggaagtattagaaggtattgatgatgatttaacagccctagagttgtggtctacccttgccaccacgtattctcaagtattcgaagcacgttttctgcagttaagaaggaaatttcaggacatcaagcgtgggacgcgtactgtcttggaatatttgaatgaaattaaaagtgtaagtgatcaacttgctgccattggacatcccgtcagcgacaaggacaaattgcaacaagccttgagtggactgagaacatattttgatattttttgcacagccttggaagtcccacctgttcttccatctttcgaagatctcaaggctaagttattccaacacgaagctagtcgtgttcagcgacagaatttgattccttccaacagtcacaatgtactgatcacagggacacatgcattgcaagggaatcgcactcgtacttggattcctcaagcaggaatgggaagagggattctcccaacaccacagggcatgaatactacttctgccacatctagaagggttccgacttgtttctattgcaacaagaggggtcatgtaaagtcagaatgttggcacaatctgcagaacaaaaataatcaaattagacgtgagaacaaggcagcagcagggtcagcttcatcatcatctggatctaatgtttcagcagacgtacaacaactcctcatgacagccctgtctaagcttcatttgaaacaaaacgagcaaggagaatggtatgtggactctggagcagcagctcatgttactggtgacgcaggtaatctctctagtgctctcccttatttagataaaggctcagttgtcacgggagatggttcccatcacacagttgtcacgggagatggttcccatcacacaatatcacacattggaaatgtacaaatttctatgggctcttcttcgattccattaaagaatgttcttgttgttccaagtgtcgagaaaaatattatttcagtgttcaagcttattgatgatactcaatcctttgttgaattcacacccttttctgtttatgtcaaggatgctcgaaccaagaagacattcgctgagggcactcgcaaaggagatatgtatgtccttgaaggagctccacagatATCAAAACCTCACCCttccgattcatgttttccaagtcatagtgaagtcaatgtcacagagtataataagccatccatttggcatggtcggttagctcattgtagtcaatcttttgtttgaaatcttgttgcagacgggctcttagataagtccagtctgtaagagccatgcccttccttttcaattaataaataaaagagcttcaaaggtttttgacaccatatattctgatgtttgggggcctgctctagttccttcttcttctgggaatagatactatgtcatttttgttgattcatattcccgatatacttggatccatttcatgaaacacaaataaGAAGTTTTTCGcttattcactcaatttcatgccttggttcgaaataaatactccagtaatattgtgcattttcaatgtgatggtggtggtgaatttatttctaatgaatttactgagtacttactaaatAATGGGATCACttgacaaatttcatgtccgcatacacctcagcaaaacggaattgctgaaaggaaacataggcatattgttgaaagtacACTCAGCATGATGCACGAAACAGACTTActtatgacattgtggaccgaggcattccatacggctgtacatgttataaatcgattgccattggctttgcttgatggaaaatcaccattttttcttttacaccaagaacagtcacgttatgaggagttgcgtgtttttggatgtgtgtgctatgtgcatgttgatgtttccttgcgaaacaaatttcaagatcgtgctgttttatgtagatttatagggtatacagaaaattacaagggttataggtgttacaaccctaaaactgggcgtgtacatatttcacggcatgttgtctttgatgaaaacaggttacaggatcccaaggctacttctgtgacactcaaggacaaaaatgaagtttatgatacttggcttcatgctgaaatcttaagacaaggggcagaaatgttgactgagcacaatgagcaagttgttaatgagcctgagacatctgtaagtagttccttgagcagcactacttccttggacagcatgccttctTCTTCTCAGCCCAATGAGCCACCTATacataatcggttctcaggcctggtgtattctaggcgatcagttcctactgcagttccacgccaatcacaacgcgtgcgacatcctattgatagatgggtgagctataacaatttttctttggattttcagctgtttatgacaaaagtcagcaaaaaggtggaaccaaaatcttatcacaatgcgagtaagggaaaatgttgggttgaagctatgaatgaggaaatggcagccttgcatgaatgtcagacttggcagattgtccctcatccagctgataagaatgttgtgggatccaaatgagtttataaactgaaatataagccagatggtagcattgatcggtataaaACACGACTTGTAGCGCGCGggttcactcagcaatatggggaagattatgatgaaacattcagtccagtcatcaagatgggaacaatccgtgtgattatttctcttgcagtctcgtatggatggcctctctatcagttagatgtcaaaaatacttttcttcatggaattcttaaggaagaggtatacatggagcaacctcccggctacactactcatgattctcaaaaatgggtttgcaaattacacaagtctctatatgggttgaagcaagcttctaggtcatggtttgatcatttttctcatcatatacaacaagttggttttcttcGAAGCTCTTTCGAtgactctttgtttatctatcgtactggagaagctaccacctggttacttatctatgttgatgatattgttataactgagaattcttcttcacatatatcttatgttaaaggtatgttgaagcatgaattcaagatgaaggatctgggagaaTTACGATGTTTTTtaggtgttgaacttgacaggacaaatgataatttgactcttacacaacacaagtatacccttgatgttttggacaaggcaggtatgactaattgcaaacccatcactacccccagtgttctgaatactaaattgactgcatctgatggaactgctgcatattccaatcccacattctatcgcagcattgttggtatgttacaataccttacctttactcgcccagacatagtatatgctgtaaatcagatctctcagttcatgcatgcacccactgaaggacatatggatgccgctaagcggatcctacggtatctcaaagctactcttggagatggactagtctacacgaaatgttccaatgtttctcttggacatagcatatacacatatactgatgccgactgggcaggcgatcccgatgacggacgatcagtttcaggtttctgtctctttcttgattctaatctcatttgttggagcagtaaaaagcagcgtactgttgcacgatctagcactgaggcagagtatagagcaatggctgcagggacggctgaagcgtcatggttacgtcatttacttggggagctcaatcttcctattgttcggtcatcattactatgtgacaatcaaagtgcgataaaaattgctttcaatcccattttgcataatcgcaccaaacatatagagattgatcaacatttcatttgtcagaaggttgaagaagctgagatcttgcctacttatatatccaccaatgaacagatagctgatctttttaccaaaggtctcacagagcagcatttttgggatttgaagaacaagttgtgcatgatcaaatctcatgcacaacttgaggggagctgttagcgtatggggatcgggtctgttcagacccgatccattctccttatatccacacgcctaaagttactaggcggtggctctcttgtaatattttataattttatgtacaaatctgttgtaacctattagggttattctttaattaaaagaTCAAGGAATGCAGGGCTgagttaagccggctgctccctttcctccatcgtcttctttcatcctctcctttcaatatatctgttttgcatacggagagacgagtactttgcgAAGATTCTTACACCACTTGTATCTCTGATCCAAGGATAAGGGTTAGTGGACattgtatattatatatgtgtgtgataACTGACAATTTGCCGAATAGAAAGTTGTAGTTGGAATTAAAAGAGCCTTAGTGAAGAAGTCAGGGCGTTGAAATTCTATGAAGGGACGAACCTGTGGTCTTGCTGTTATGCCAGAATTGAAGGAGAGTCTACCTACACTGTAGATGTGTATCTTGATTGCACCATATCTTAGATGTAGTGACAGTCTACTTCAATTTATTTTGTCCTCTTATGGACGATTGGATGATTAGCAATATATGTAGCCGCATTGTTATTACCATGGGGATTGATGCTTTTTGTCACACCTCATCACCATGGGAATTGATACTTTAACATCTAAATCAGTCAATATAGTTCTTATCCACATCAGCTCCGCTTCCTTTTAAGTCATAACTCTATATTTTGGTTCTGCACTAAACTGGGACACAACGATtgcttcttgcttctccatgtgGCTAGATTTTCCCCAATAACATAAAACCTGGTGGTGGCTTTCtttgtaaatcaggcccaaagaaacaacctcttcaagtaatatcagccttgaagctttcaccaacaagtcaatctcacaaaccctcaaacaagaggtgaagaagaacttaaattaatcacacaaagagatacaagaagtaggctaaaaagccatgcctaaaacaatgggagagctgccctatttatagaggagagggccaaagagaaggaggaggcagtcccaacggctagaaatctagctgttgggactagtctccctctatgaaaaatagaaaaaggagagggataaaaggggaaaacagaaaataatacataaagaaaaaatacataaagaaagagaaaattacataggtgtcctaagtacccaaaatataaaatatatatatatatataaagcatatattagatgactaatatatgtgatatatataaatgtatatatgtatacatatgggatacatacattctaacaccccccctcaaacttacggtgtgataatcgaaagtttgccaaggagaaaaTTAAATCTGGTAGCAGCGAGAGCTTTAGTGAAGAAATCGCCAAGTTGATACTCTGATTGGACATAGGAGAGAGatctatgtttttctgaaggaactcttcacgaacataatggcagtccatctctatatgttttgttctttcatggaatgtgtgattgctagcaatatagattgcacttttgttgtcccaacaaagcttgacaggattcgtaatatgaattcccatatctttcagtaagcttttgagccacactatctccattgttgtagttgccattgctcgatattcagcttctgttgatgatagcgATACcttattctgtttcttgcatcgccaggaaattaaggagtcacctaaaaacacacaaaaaccagtggtggagtgcctattattgggatctccaccccaatcagcatctgtatacgcaactaattctaatatagaagaagaagacagaaatagtcctttgttgatagtgtttttcacataacggacaatccgcattgccgctcccatatgtactgaggtgggtctttgttgaaattggcttatcacatgcacagcatgagcaatgtcaggtctggtgatggagagataagagagagcgccaactatttgccgaaaaggagtgggattctccaatatctctccatcatcaattttcatttttactcccagtGCTGTTGGAGTATCtacaactttgtcatctgagatacctgttctgtcaactaattcactagcaaacttcatttgagaaagaagataaccttgtttgctataagcaacttcaattccaagaaaataagttagtcttcccaaatcagtcatttgaaaacatttgctaAGAAAGTGTTTTACCTCTATAATCCCTTCATCATCACTcccagtaataaccatatcatcaacatacagtaataaaacaatcaacatacagtaataaaacaattacacctacggaggtagtttttacaaacatggcagtatcagagtagcaagatttaaaaccttgattaaacatgacactactaaacttgtcaaaccaggctttgggagcttgttttaaaccataaagagctttcttaaggcgtaaaactttgttttggggtagatcaaaaccaggaggagcactcatgaaaacttcttcttgtaggtgaccatttaagaaagcatttttaacatccatttgaaaaatagtccaatgtttaacaGAGGCAATGACAATAAGGgttctaacagaagtcatgcgagcaacaagagcaaaggtttcttcataatcaatcccatattcttgagcatatcccttggcaacaagtctggccttaatctttctaaggttccatcacttctagttttgattttatagatccatctacaaccaatagtctttttccccgttggtagaggcacaatatcccaagtttcattgctttcaagagctttaagctcaagattcatggcttcgatccaattgggatcttctttagcttcaaggtaagaagatggctcatgaaaagaatgatgtgccataatacaagctcgaaattttggagaaaaagactcataagagacaaatctttgaggaggcctaatgtgcctttgggatctcctaggaagagattgattagtttcttgattttgggggtctcttcttctataaactaagatctcttttggaggGAAGATATGAGTAGAAttatcattgttgacttcttcaattggtACCTCTATACCTTTAtcgggttcatcatcatcaatatcatcatcatcatcaatatcattagtccaaagaaaagtataatcttctagtttcttgggttcatctttgaaaccatcttcattttctaaaaagatcacatttctagaaacataaactttatcttttttaatatcataacatctataacccttttgagtttcggaatacccaataaaaacacaacaaatagcTTTGGAGGAAAGCTTATCGtctttgtcacttaacacaaaacatttgcaaccaaagactttaagtctattgtaattaggtttaacatgatgaagtctttcaaaaggagaaatatgtt
Protein-coding regions in this window:
- the LOC126410020 gene encoding uncharacterized protein LOC126410020; the protein is MGRGILPTPQGMNTTSATSRRVPTCFYCNKRGHVKSECWHNLQNKNNQIRRENKAAAGSASSSSGSNVSADVQQLLMTALSKLHLKQNEQGEWYVDSGAAAHVTGDAGCSNQEDIR